One genomic segment of Stenotrophomonas sp. 704A1 includes these proteins:
- the prpF gene encoding 2-methylaconitate cis-trans isomerase PrpF: MTFLPQLRIPATYMRGGTSKGVFFRLQDLPDAAQVPGAARDALLMRVIGSPDPYGKHTDGMGGATSSTSKCVIISTASVPDHDVDYLYGQVSIDTAFVDWSGNCGNLSTAVGPFAIANGLIDPARVPRDGLCTVRIWQANIGKTIIAHVPMQNGEVQEIGDFELDGVTFPAAEIQLEFIDPSDDGDAGAMFPTGNLVDTLDVPGVGSFEVTMITAGIPTIFLNAADLGYTGTELQPAINEDKAALQKFETIRAHGALRMGLISKLEDAATRQHTPKVAFVAPAQNYVSSSGKAIPSSAIDLHARALSMGKLHHAMMGTAAVAIGTAAAIPGTLVNRAAGGGEREAVTFGHPSGTLRVGAQAGLVDGQWTVTKAIMSRSARVLMEGKVRVPGDTL; the protein is encoded by the coding sequence ATGACCTTTCTCCCGCAACTCCGTATTCCCGCCACCTACATGCGCGGTGGCACCAGCAAGGGCGTGTTCTTCCGCCTGCAGGACCTGCCCGACGCCGCGCAGGTGCCCGGCGCCGCACGCGACGCGCTGCTGATGCGCGTGATCGGCTCGCCCGATCCGTATGGCAAGCACACCGATGGCATGGGCGGTGCCACCTCCAGCACCAGCAAGTGCGTGATCATCTCCACCGCTTCGGTGCCTGACCACGATGTCGACTATCTGTACGGCCAGGTCTCGATCGATACCGCCTTCGTCGACTGGAGCGGCAACTGCGGCAACCTCAGTACCGCAGTGGGGCCGTTCGCGATCGCCAACGGCCTGATCGATCCGGCGCGTGTGCCGCGCGATGGCCTGTGCACCGTGCGCATCTGGCAGGCCAACATCGGCAAGACCATCATCGCCCACGTGCCGATGCAGAATGGCGAAGTGCAGGAGATCGGCGATTTCGAGCTGGACGGCGTGACCTTCCCGGCCGCCGAGATCCAGCTGGAATTCATCGATCCTTCCGATGACGGCGATGCCGGCGCGATGTTCCCGACCGGCAATCTTGTCGATACCCTGGATGTGCCGGGCGTGGGCAGTTTCGAGGTGACGATGATCACCGCCGGCATCCCCACCATCTTCCTCAACGCCGCCGATCTGGGCTACACCGGCACCGAGCTGCAGCCGGCGATCAATGAGGACAAGGCCGCACTGCAGAAATTCGAGACCATCCGTGCACATGGTGCACTGCGCATGGGTCTGATTTCGAAACTGGAAGATGCAGCGACCCGCCAGCACACGCCGAAGGTCGCCTTCGTGGCGCCGGCGCAGAACTACGTATCGTCCAGTGGCAAAGCGATCCCGTCTTCGGCCATCGACCTGCACGCGCGTGCGTTGTCGATGGGCAAGCTGCACCACGCGATGATGGGCACTGCTGCCGTGGCGATTGGCACGGCGGCGGCGATTCCAGGCACGCTGGTCAACCGTGCCGCCGGCGGAGGCGAACGCGAGGCGGTGACCTTTGGTCATCCCTCCGGCACGCTGCGCGTCGGCGCCCAGGCCGGCCTCGTTGACGGCCAGTGGACGGTGACCAAGGCCATCATGAGCCGCAGCGCCCGCGTGCTGATGGAAGGCAAGGTGCGGGTGCCAGGCGATACCTTGTAA
- the acnD gene encoding Fe/S-dependent 2-methylisocitrate dehydratase AcnD, with product MNTDYRKTLPGASLDYFDARAAVDAIQPGAYATLPYTSRVLAENLVRRCDPATLADSLKQLIERRRDLDFPWFPARVVCHDILGQTALVDLAGLRDAIADKGGDPAKVNPVVPVQLIVDHSLAVECGGFDPQAFEKNRAIEDRRNEDRFHFIDWTKLAFQNVDVIPPGNGIMHQINLEKMSPVIYVQDGVAFPDTCVGTDSHTPHVDALGVIAIGVGGLEAENVMLGRASWMRLPDTVGVELTGRPQPGITATDVVLALTEFLRKERVVGAWLEFFGEGAAALTIGDRATISNMCPEYGATAAMFYIDAQTLDYLRLTGREESQVALVENYARTTGLWADDLATAQYERVLRFDLSSVVRNMAGPSNPHKRVATAELAERGIADEAKLEAGRAEQAQGLMPDGAVIIAAITSCTNTSNPRNVIAAALLARNANARGLQRKPWVKSSLAPGSKAVQLYLEESGLLPDLEQLGFGIVAFACTTCNGMSGALDPKIQQEIIDRDLYATAVLSGNRNFDGRIHPYAKQAFLASPPLVIAYAIAGTVRFDIEKDVLGVDADGNDVRLKDIWPSDAEIDAVVKASVKPEQFRKVYNPMFNVRVEHGAAVSPLYDWRPQSTYIRRPPYWEGALAGERTLSGMRALAVLPDNITTDHLSPSNAILASSAAGEYLAKMGLPEEDFNSYATHRGDHLTAQRATFANPKLFNEMVRNDDGSVKQGSLARVEPEGKVMRMWEAIETYMDRKQPLIIIAGADYGQGSSRDWAAKGVRLAGVEAIVAEGFERIHRTNLIGMGVLPLEFKPGTTRLTLGIDGTETFDVVGERTPRADLTLVIHRRDGQDVVVPVTCRLDSDEEVAIYEAGGVLQRFAQDFLEGARVA from the coding sequence ATGAATACCGATTACCGCAAGACCCTCCCCGGCGCTTCGCTGGACTACTTCGACGCGCGTGCCGCCGTCGATGCGATCCAGCCCGGCGCCTATGCCACGCTGCCGTACACCTCGCGCGTGCTGGCCGAGAACCTGGTCCGTCGCTGCGACCCGGCCACGCTTGCAGATTCGCTGAAGCAGCTGATCGAGCGCCGCCGCGACCTGGATTTCCCCTGGTTCCCGGCGCGTGTGGTGTGCCATGACATCCTCGGCCAGACCGCGCTGGTGGATCTTGCCGGCCTGCGTGATGCCATCGCCGACAAGGGCGGCGACCCGGCCAAGGTCAACCCGGTGGTGCCGGTGCAGCTGATCGTTGATCACTCGCTGGCGGTGGAATGCGGTGGTTTCGATCCGCAGGCGTTCGAGAAGAACCGCGCGATCGAGGATCGCCGCAACGAAGACCGGTTCCACTTCATCGACTGGACCAAGCTGGCCTTCCAGAACGTGGACGTGATTCCGCCGGGCAACGGCATCATGCACCAGATCAACCTGGAGAAGATGTCGCCGGTGATCTACGTGCAGGACGGCGTGGCCTTCCCGGATACCTGCGTGGGCACCGACAGCCACACCCCGCATGTGGATGCGCTGGGCGTGATTGCCATCGGCGTCGGCGGCCTGGAAGCAGAAAACGTGATGCTGGGCCGCGCCTCGTGGATGCGTCTGCCGGACACCGTCGGCGTCGAATTGACGGGCCGCCCGCAGCCGGGCATCACCGCCACCGACGTGGTGCTGGCGCTGACCGAGTTCCTGCGCAAGGAACGCGTGGTCGGTGCCTGGCTTGAATTCTTCGGCGAGGGCGCCGCGGCACTGACCATCGGTGACCGCGCCACCATTTCCAACATGTGCCCCGAATACGGCGCCACCGCTGCGATGTTCTACATCGATGCGCAGACCCTCGACTACCTGCGCCTGACCGGCCGCGAGGAATCGCAGGTGGCGCTGGTGGAGAACTACGCGCGCACCACCGGCCTGTGGGCCGACGATCTGGCCACCGCGCAGTACGAGCGCGTGCTGCGCTTCGACCTGTCCAGCGTGGTGCGCAACATGGCCGGCCCGTCCAATCCGCACAAGCGCGTGGCCACCGCCGAGCTGGCCGAGCGCGGCATCGCCGACGAAGCCAAGCTGGAAGCGGGCCGGGCCGAGCAGGCGCAGGGCCTGATGCCGGACGGTGCGGTGATCATCGCCGCCATCACCAGCTGCACCAATACCTCCAACCCGCGCAACGTGATCGCCGCGGCATTGCTGGCGCGCAACGCCAATGCACGTGGCCTGCAGCGCAAGCCGTGGGTGAAGTCGTCGCTGGCACCGGGCTCGAAGGCCGTGCAGCTGTACCTGGAAGAATCCGGCCTGCTGCCGGACCTGGAGCAGCTGGGCTTCGGCATCGTGGCCTTCGCCTGCACCACCTGCAATGGCATGAGTGGCGCGCTGGACCCGAAGATCCAGCAGGAAATCATCGACCGTGACCTGTATGCCACGGCGGTGCTGTCGGGCAACCGCAACTTCGATGGCCGCATCCATCCGTATGCGAAGCAGGCCTTCCTGGCCTCGCCGCCGCTGGTGATCGCCTACGCCATCGCCGGCACCGTGCGCTTCGACATCGAGAAGGACGTGCTGGGCGTGGATGCCGATGGCAACGACGTGCGCCTGAAGGACATCTGGCCGAGCGATGCCGAGATCGATGCCGTGGTGAAGGCTTCGGTGAAGCCCGAGCAGTTCCGCAAGGTCTACAACCCGATGTTCAACGTGCGCGTGGAGCACGGTGCGGCGGTCAGCCCGCTGTATGACTGGCGCCCGCAGAGCACCTACATCCGCCGCCCGCCGTACTGGGAGGGCGCGCTGGCCGGTGAGCGCACGCTGTCCGGCATGCGCGCGCTGGCGGTGCTGCCGGACAACATCACCACCGACCACCTGTCGCCGTCCAACGCGATCCTGGCCTCCAGCGCCGCAGGCGAGTACCTGGCGAAGATGGGTCTGCCGGAAGAGGACTTCAATTCCTACGCCACCCACCGCGGCGACCACCTGACCGCGCAGCGTGCCACCTTCGCCAACCCGAAGCTGTTCAACGAGATGGTGCGCAATGACGACGGCAGCGTGAAGCAGGGTTCGCTGGCGCGCGTGGAGCCGGAAGGCAAGGTGATGCGCATGTGGGAAGCAATCGAGACCTACATGGACCGCAAGCAGCCGCTGATCATCATCGCCGGCGCCGATTACGGCCAGGGCAGCTCGCGTGACTGGGCCGCCAAGGGCGTGCGCCTGGCCGGCGTGGAAGCGATCGTGGCCGAAGGCTTCGAACGCATCCACCGCACCAACCTGATCGGCATGGGCGTGCTGCCGCTGGAGTTCAAGCCGGGCACCACCCGCCTGACCCTGGGCATCGACGGCACCGAGACCTTCGATGTGGTGGGCGAGCGCACCCCGCGCGCCGACCTGACCCTGGTCATCCACCGCCGCGACGGCCAGGACGTGGTGGTGCCGGTCACCTGCCGTCTGGACAGCGATGAGGAAGTGGCGATCTACGAGGCCGGTGGCGTGCTGCAGCGTTTCGCACAGGACTTCCTGGAAGGTGCCAGGGTGGCGTGA
- a CDS encoding carbonic anhydrase: protein MSRFPSRCMAWLLLATGCLSLHASADDRAPHWGYEKITTPDDWADLAPACAGDLQSPINLLPGRAGHGHPHALHVDYPAMHFSVLNNGHTLQATPLPKPQGGVTIDGERYRLLQFHVHTPSEHFVDGRAHAMELHLVHASDSGKTAVVAVFFDIGAPNATLGAFFAQMPRHLASPGDQVELRKPMHLAALLPANPAGLRYVGSLTTPPCTEDVLWNIELTPQSLSQEQLADLRALYPHNSRPLQAFNGRDIDDESIE, encoded by the coding sequence ATGTCCCGTTTCCCTTCCCGTTGCATGGCCTGGCTGCTGCTTGCCACCGGCTGCCTGTCGCTGCATGCCAGCGCCGATGACCGCGCCCCTCACTGGGGCTACGAAAAGATCACCACGCCCGATGATTGGGCGGATCTGGCCCCGGCATGTGCCGGCGACCTGCAGTCGCCGATCAACCTGTTGCCGGGCAGGGCCGGCCACGGACATCCGCACGCGCTGCACGTGGACTATCCGGCGATGCACTTTTCGGTGTTGAACAATGGCCATACCCTGCAGGCAACACCGCTGCCGAAGCCGCAGGGTGGCGTGACCATCGACGGCGAGCGCTACAGGCTGCTGCAGTTCCACGTGCACACGCCCAGCGAGCACTTCGTCGATGGCCGCGCCCATGCCATGGAGCTGCACCTGGTGCATGCCAGCGACAGCGGCAAGACCGCCGTGGTCGCGGTGTTCTTCGACATTGGCGCGCCCAACGCGACGCTCGGCGCGTTCTTCGCACAGATGCCCCGGCACCTGGCCTCGCCGGGTGACCAGGTTGAACTGCGCAAGCCCATGCACCTGGCCGCACTGCTGCCGGCCAACCCGGCCGGCCTGCGCTATGTCGGCTCGTTGACCACACCGCCCTGTACCGAAGACGTGCTGTGGAACATCGAACTGACACCTCAGTCCCTCTCGCAGGAGCAGCTTGCCGATCTGCGTGCGCTCTACCCGCACAACAGCCGGCCGCTGCAGGCATTCAACGGACGCGACATCGACGACGAATCGATCGAGTGA
- a CDS encoding alpha-2-macroglobulin family protein produces MSGPARRKRWGWTAAVLAAGLVLGLAGCRNDSGQLPKASGEAIATQAEQVKEFTLLRAFPDQKSDGLSLALEFSRPLVGTQDFDKLVRFEEKVGTDDSSWTLSDDGLTLRYPFVEAGKEFSLVVSADLLAADGSRLGKELKQKVFSGELKPVAGFASQGSVLPAKDSRGLPVVSVNVPEVDVEFLRVREKDLPTFFSQYQRGGRRGSWELSSDYERSPISKLAEPVYVNRFILGGKQNERVLTYLPTQDIKELQEPGLYFALLKRTGDYEGEFDTAFFSVSDIGLHTRAYKDKLFVHTASLKEGAPLKSIDLRVLDAKGEVVLKGSTDGNGNALLNYTLDATHVLVASSGKDTSFLPFNQPALDLSEFAVAGRDNAWFDVYAWSGRDLYRPGETVRLSALLRDNDGKPVKAQPVFLRLKQPDGKTFRETRVQPGEQGYINFEQTIPAEAPTGRWQVEFRTDPASKEAIQGMTLRIEEFLPERMKLDLDSAQKTLKPGEDLRLQANGAYLYGAPADGNRFTARLAVAAEQQPVEGLPGYFFGDPTLQLPREAKDVVDTTLPANGQLREDVALPEEAAKAKAPIAVVLSGSLYETGGRTVTRTLKRVMWPANALVGVRPLFNPDDGADANGTARFELMRVDAAGKPQPAKGLKVTLVRELRDYHWTFNDNRWDYDFTRRFENKETRTVDAGSSAVAFDVPVEWGEYRVDVFDPSTGLTSRYPFRAGWSWGDDNRGLDARPDKVKLGLDKTSYRAGDTLEVTVTPPHAGKGVLMVETDRMLYVQDIDAKPGATFKIPVTADWERHDVYITALVFRGGSAPSKITPARAVGVVHVPMDRKGRTVAVGLVAPRQMRPEQDLPVTVSAPQLAGKTAHVTVSAVDVGILNITRFPVPDAGAHFFAQRRLGIDAYDIYSRVIESFDGSSGKLKFGGDMALQALPQAKRPTARVQTVDLFSGPVQLDAKGNARIRLKVPDFNGTLRVSALVYSDEQYGKRDVETVVRAPILAEASMPRVLAPGDRSTVTLDVQNFTGKPGQFNVRVDTEGPLSLAEGTRSVQLNADAKSTLSFPLSAREGHSVAKVRVRVDGNGFKADRRYELPVRAAWPQVLRSQVRTLDPLAAVSLDGGLMDGLMTESVNARLLVSPLPPIPFASALQGALNYPYGCAEQTTSKGYAALILDQATSSMLGADGLDAKTRRERMEGAFGRLASMQVANGNFSMWGDDGYVNPWLTPYIAEFLLDAKDAGFAVPDNVLQKALNRLSEDLLSGGNQFYGQDKRESLKFANQAYSGYVLARVNRAPLGTLRTLYDNERSKAVGGLSLVHLGVALSLQGDAKRGQAALAAAFAKSSGERPPYFGDYGSAIRDDALMIALTHENKLAKPAWDARAVDLGRGLDARRNAGWMWLSTQEQVAIARLGKALAANQKALVAGDLVIGGSTEAIGERKLFGRNFSAGELASGVRFTPQGQPPMFASIDVAGIPRTAPAPDNSVLGVERSYYGTDGKPWTPRPLKEGEALIVRVTVTPDTEMPDALLTDLLPAGLEIENFNLGDAKQWADVVVDGITISDRGEAADTKHEEFRDDRYVAALKLSRGSKANVFYLVRAVTPGTYSVPPPLVEDMYRPQLRGVGRSNPTTLTVVQP; encoded by the coding sequence ATGAGCGGTCCGGCACGGCGGAAGCGGTGGGGATGGACGGCGGCAGTGCTGGCGGCAGGCCTGGTGCTGGGCCTGGCCGGTTGCCGCAACGACAGCGGTCAGCTGCCCAAGGCCAGCGGCGAAGCCATCGCCACCCAGGCCGAGCAGGTGAAGGAGTTCACGCTGCTGCGCGCCTTCCCGGACCAGAAGAGTGACGGCCTGTCGTTGGCGCTGGAGTTCTCGCGCCCGCTGGTCGGCACCCAGGACTTCGACAAGCTCGTCCGCTTCGAGGAGAAGGTCGGCACCGATGACAGCAGCTGGACCCTGTCCGACGACGGCCTGACCCTGCGCTACCCGTTCGTTGAAGCCGGCAAGGAATTCAGCCTGGTGGTATCGGCCGACCTGCTGGCCGCCGACGGCAGCCGGCTGGGCAAGGAGCTGAAGCAGAAGGTGTTCAGCGGCGAGCTGAAGCCGGTGGCGGGCTTCGCTTCGCAGGGGAGCGTGCTGCCGGCCAAGGACAGCCGCGGCCTGCCGGTGGTATCGGTGAACGTGCCCGAGGTCGACGTCGAGTTCCTGCGCGTGCGCGAAAAGGACCTGCCGACCTTCTTCAGCCAGTACCAGCGCGGCGGCCGCCGCGGCAGCTGGGAACTGAGCAGCGACTACGAGCGCAGCCCGATCAGCAAGCTGGCCGAGCCGGTCTACGTCAACCGCTTCATCCTGGGCGGCAAGCAGAACGAGCGGGTGCTGACCTACCTGCCCACCCAGGACATCAAGGAACTGCAGGAGCCGGGCCTGTACTTCGCCCTGCTCAAGCGCACCGGCGATTACGAGGGCGAGTTCGATACCGCGTTCTTCTCGGTCAGCGACATCGGCCTGCACACCCGGGCCTACAAGGACAAGCTGTTCGTGCACACCGCCAGCCTCAAGGAGGGGGCGCCGCTGAAGAGCATCGACCTGCGCGTGCTGGACGCCAAGGGCGAAGTGGTGCTCAAGGGCAGCACCGACGGCAACGGCAACGCACTGCTGAACTACACCCTGGACGCCACCCACGTGCTGGTGGCCAGCAGCGGCAAGGACACCAGCTTCCTGCCGTTCAACCAGCCGGCGCTGGACCTGAGTGAATTCGCCGTGGCCGGCCGTGACAATGCCTGGTTCGACGTCTACGCCTGGTCCGGCCGCGACCTGTACCGCCCGGGCGAGACCGTGCGCCTGTCGGCGCTGCTGCGTGACAACGACGGCAAGCCGGTGAAGGCTCAACCTGTCTTCCTGCGCCTGAAGCAGCCCGACGGCAAGACCTTCCGCGAAACCCGTGTGCAGCCCGGCGAGCAGGGCTACATCAACTTCGAACAGACCATCCCCGCCGAGGCGCCGACCGGGCGCTGGCAGGTCGAGTTCCGCACCGACCCGGCCAGCAAGGAAGCGATCCAGGGCATGACTCTGCGCATCGAGGAGTTCCTGCCCGAGCGCATGAAGCTGGACCTGGACAGCGCGCAGAAGACCCTGAAGCCGGGCGAGGACCTGCGCCTGCAGGCCAATGGTGCGTATCTGTACGGCGCGCCGGCCGATGGCAACCGCTTCACCGCGCGCTTGGCCGTGGCCGCCGAGCAGCAGCCGGTGGAAGGCCTGCCGGGCTATTTCTTCGGCGATCCGACCCTGCAGCTGCCGCGCGAAGCCAAGGACGTGGTCGATACCACGCTGCCGGCCAATGGCCAGCTGCGCGAGGACGTGGCGCTGCCGGAAGAGGCGGCCAAGGCCAAGGCGCCGATCGCCGTGGTGCTGTCCGGCAGCCTGTACGAGACCGGTGGCCGCACCGTCACCCGCACCCTGAAGCGGGTGATGTGGCCGGCCAACGCGCTGGTCGGCGTGCGCCCGCTGTTCAACCCCGATGACGGTGCCGATGCCAACGGCACTGCGCGTTTCGAACTGATGCGCGTCGATGCGGCGGGCAAGCCGCAGCCGGCCAAGGGCCTGAAGGTCACCCTGGTGCGCGAGCTGCGCGATTACCACTGGACGTTCAACGACAATCGCTGGGACTACGATTTCACCCGCCGCTTCGAGAACAAGGAAACCCGCACCGTCGACGCCGGCAGCAGCGCGGTCGCCTTCGATGTACCGGTGGAATGGGGCGAGTACCGGGTGGACGTGTTCGATCCGTCCACCGGCCTGACCAGCCGCTATCCGTTCCGCGCCGGCTGGAGCTGGGGCGATGACAACCGCGGCCTCGATGCGCGCCCGGACAAGGTCAAGCTGGGCCTGGACAAGACCAGCTACAGGGCCGGCGACACCCTGGAAGTGACGGTGACCCCGCCGCATGCCGGCAAGGGCGTGCTGATGGTCGAGACCGACCGCATGCTGTACGTGCAGGACATCGACGCCAAGCCGGGTGCCACGTTCAAGATTCCGGTCACCGCCGACTGGGAGCGCCACGATGTCTACATCACTGCGCTGGTGTTCCGTGGTGGCAGCGCGCCGAGCAAGATCACCCCGGCCCGGGCCGTCGGCGTGGTGCATGTTCCGATGGACCGCAAGGGCCGTACGGTGGCGGTCGGCCTGGTCGCGCCCAGGCAGATGCGTCCCGAGCAGGACCTGCCGGTGACGGTCAGCGCGCCGCAGCTGGCCGGCAAGACCGCGCACGTCACCGTGTCGGCAGTGGATGTGGGCATCCTCAACATCACCCGCTTCCCGGTGCCGGATGCCGGTGCGCACTTCTTCGCCCAGCGCCGTCTTGGCATCGATGCCTACGACATCTACAGCCGGGTGATCGAGAGCTTCGACGGCAGCAGCGGCAAGCTGAAGTTCGGCGGCGACATGGCGCTGCAGGCATTGCCGCAGGCCAAGCGACCGACCGCGCGCGTACAGACCGTGGACCTGTTCTCCGGCCCGGTGCAGCTGGATGCCAAGGGCAACGCGCGCATCCGCCTGAAGGTGCCGGACTTCAATGGCACGCTGCGGGTGTCGGCACTGGTGTACAGCGACGAGCAGTACGGCAAGCGCGACGTGGAAACGGTGGTGCGTGCGCCGATCCTGGCCGAAGCCAGCATGCCGCGCGTGCTGGCGCCGGGCGACCGCAGCACCGTGACCCTGGATGTGCAGAACTTCACCGGCAAGCCCGGTCAGTTCAACGTACGGGTCGACACCGAAGGGCCGTTGTCGCTGGCCGAAGGCACGCGCAGCGTGCAGTTGAACGCCGATGCCAAGAGCACGCTCAGCTTCCCGCTGTCGGCGCGCGAAGGGCACAGCGTGGCCAAGGTGCGGGTGCGGGTGGACGGCAACGGCTTCAAGGCCGACCGCCGTTACGAGCTGCCGGTGCGTGCGGCCTGGCCGCAGGTGCTGCGCTCGCAGGTGCGCACGCTCGATCCGCTGGCCGCGGTCAGCCTCGATGGCGGCCTGATGGACGGGCTGATGACCGAGTCGGTCAACGCCCGACTGCTGGTCAGCCCGCTGCCACCGATTCCGTTCGCCAGCGCACTGCAGGGCGCACTGAACTACCCGTACGGCTGCGCCGAGCAGACCACCAGCAAGGGCTACGCCGCGCTGATCCTGGACCAGGCGACGTCGTCGATGCTCGGTGCCGACGGCCTGGATGCCAAGACCCGCCGCGAGCGCATGGAGGGCGCATTCGGTCGCCTGGCGTCGATGCAGGTGGCCAATGGCAATTTCTCGATGTGGGGCGACGACGGCTACGTGAATCCGTGGCTGACGCCGTACATCGCCGAGTTCCTGCTCGATGCCAAGGATGCAGGCTTCGCCGTGCCCGACAACGTGTTGCAGAAGGCACTCAACCGCCTGAGCGAGGACCTGCTGTCCGGCGGCAATCAGTTCTATGGCCAGGACAAGCGTGAAAGCCTGAAGTTCGCCAACCAGGCGTATTCGGGCTACGTGCTGGCGCGGGTCAACCGCGCGCCGCTGGGCACCCTGCGCACGCTGTATGACAACGAGCGCAGCAAGGCGGTCGGTGGCCTGTCGCTGGTCCATCTGGGCGTGGCGCTGTCGCTGCAGGGCGATGCCAAGCGCGGCCAGGCGGCGCTGGCAGCGGCCTTCGCCAAGTCCAGCGGCGAACGCCCGCCCTATTTCGGCGACTACGGCAGCGCGATCCGTGACGATGCGCTGATGATCGCGCTGACCCACGAGAACAAGCTGGCCAAGCCGGCCTGGGATGCGCGTGCGGTCGATCTGGGCCGTGGCCTGGATGCGCGCCGCAACGCCGGCTGGATGTGGCTGAGCACGCAGGAACAGGTGGCCATTGCCCGCCTCGGCAAGGCCCTGGCCGCCAACCAGAAGGCGCTGGTGGCCGGTGACCTGGTGATCGGCGGCAGCACCGAAGCGATCGGTGAGCGCAAGCTGTTCGGTCGCAACTTCAGTGCCGGCGAACTGGCCAGCGGCGTGCGCTTCACCCCGCAGGGCCAGCCGCCGATGTTCGCCAGCATCGATGTTGCCGGCATCCCGCGCACTGCGCCGGCGCCGGACAACAGCGTGCTCGGGGTGGAACGCAGCTACTACGGAACCGATGGCAAGCCGTGGACGCCGCGCCCCCTGAAGGAGGGCGAGGCGCTGATCGTGCGGGTCACCGTCACCCCCGACACCGAGATGCCCGATGCGCTGCTGACCGACCTGCTGCCGGCCGGGCTGGAGATCGAGAACTTCAACCTGGGCGATGCCAAGCAGTGGGCCGACGTCGTGGTTGACGGCATCACCATCAGCGACCGTGGCGAAGCGGCCGACACCAAGCACGAGGAATTCCGCGACGACCGCTACGTGGCGGCGCTGAAGCTCTCGCGTGGCAGCAAGGCCAACGTGTTCTACCTGGTGCGCGCGGTGACCCCGGGGACCTACTCGGTGCCACCGCCGCTGGTGGAAGACATGTACCGGCCGCAGCTGCGCGGTGTGGGGCGCAGCAACCCGACGACGCTGACCGTTGTGCAGCCGTGA
- a CDS encoding bifunctional 2-methylcitrate dehydratase/aconitate hydratase, giving the protein MSESPTSSNEHAAWDALLVDIVDYVRDARIDSPLAFQTAHHCLLDTLGCGLEALSFPACSKLLGPLVPGISVANGARVPGTNFVLDPVQAAFNLGAMVRWLDFNDTWLAAEWGHPSDNLGGILAVADWLGRNAAALRRPPPTMHDVLLAMIKAHEIQGVLALQNSFNRVGLDHVLLVKVATTAVVAQLLGLDRGRMLNALSLAWVDGQALRTYRHAPNTGSRKSWAAGDATSRGVRLALIAASGEMGYPSVLSAPTWGFEAVSMHGQALTLGRPLGSYVMENVLFKISYPAEFHGQTAVEAAIALHGQLRASGRTVDDIAHIAIRTQEACLRIIDKQGPLHNPADRDHCVQYMVAIALLHGRLVAEDYEDDMAADPRIDALRAKMACHEDPQLSADYLDPAKRSIANGLSVRFTDGSELPEVLVEYPLGHARRRQEGIPLLMDKFRRHLAHRFPTAQQQRILAASLDPVTLAAMPVTDYVDLYLPG; this is encoded by the coding sequence ATGTCCGAGAGTCCTACCTCCTCCAATGAACATGCGGCGTGGGATGCGCTGCTGGTGGACATCGTCGACTACGTGCGCGATGCCCGCATCGACTCGCCACTGGCCTTCCAGACCGCGCACCACTGCCTGCTCGACACTCTGGGGTGTGGTCTGGAGGCGCTGTCCTTCCCCGCCTGCAGCAAGCTGCTGGGTCCCCTGGTGCCGGGCATCAGCGTGGCCAACGGCGCGCGGGTCCCGGGAACGAACTTCGTGCTGGACCCGGTGCAGGCCGCTTTCAATCTCGGCGCGATGGTGCGCTGGCTCGACTTCAACGACACCTGGCTGGCTGCGGAGTGGGGACACCCCTCGGACAATCTCGGCGGCATCCTTGCCGTGGCCGATTGGCTGGGCCGCAATGCGGCAGCGCTGCGCCGTCCGCCACCGACCATGCACGATGTGCTGCTGGCGATGATCAAGGCGCACGAGATCCAGGGGGTGCTGGCCCTGCAGAATTCCTTCAACCGGGTCGGCCTGGACCATGTGCTGCTGGTCAAGGTCGCCACCACCGCCGTGGTCGCACAGCTGCTCGGGCTGGACCGTGGGCGCATGCTCAATGCGTTGTCGCTGGCGTGGGTCGATGGCCAGGCACTGCGCACCTACCGGCATGCGCCCAACACCGGCTCGCGCAAGAGCTGGGCCGCCGGCGATGCCACCAGCCGCGGCGTGCGCCTGGCATTGATCGCCGCCAGCGGAGAGATGGGGTATCCCAGCGTGCTGAGTGCGCCGACCTGGGGCTTTGAAGCAGTGTCCATGCACGGCCAGGCACTGACGCTGGGCCGCCCGCTGGGCAGCTACGTGATGGAGAACGTGCTGTTCAAGATCAGCTATCCCGCCGAATTCCATGGCCAGACCGCAGTGGAGGCGGCGATCGCGCTGCACGGCCAGCTGCGCGCGTCGGGGCGCACGGTCGATGACATCGCGCACATCGCCATCCGCACCCAGGAAGCCTGCCTCCGCATCATCGACAAGCAGGGCCCGCTGCACAACCCGGCCGACCGCGATCACTGCGTGCAGTACATGGTGGCCATCGCGCTGCTGCATGGGCGGCTGGTGGCCGAGGACTACGAGGACGACATGGCGGCTGATCCGCGCATCGATGCCTTGCGCGCGAAGATGGCCTGCCACGAGGACCCGCAGCTCAGTGCCGACTATCTGGACCCCGCCAAGCGCAGCATCGCCAATGGCCTGAGCGTGCGCTTCACCGACGGCAGTGAACTGCCGGAGGTGCTGGTGGAGTACCCGCTCGGCCACGCGCGTCGCCGGCAGGAGGGTATCCCGCTGCTGATGGACAAGTTCCGCCGGCACCTGGCCCATCGCTTCCCGACCGCCCAGCAGCAGCGCATCCTGGCCGCATCACTGGACCCGGTCACACTGGCGGCGATGCCGGTGACCGACTACGTGGACCTGTACCTGCCGGGGTAA